CTGGATATTTGCAGTGATGCAAGTATCCATCTGTAATCCTGTTTGTTGAAGATTATCTGAAAAACTCTGATAGCCTGTCCACAAAGCATTCTGTGATAAGAATCGCTTCATGATATTGATAGCACTATTTCTATCTCTATCAATAACGTTTCCACAATCACATTTCATAGTTATTTCCCAAAGAGGCATATCGTGTCTTTTCTTCAGTTGGATTGATCTTTATCTTCTTCGTCAGATGCATATTTGCCTTGATTCTCCACATATTGCTTCAGTATATCTAAGGTTACTTGTCCTTCAAAGATTACTTGCCCCGTCGATGCGATAAAATACGATCTTGACCAGAAAGTATCTTTCCATAACATAGTTTTTACTTCAGGGAAGTTTTTACGAATCTCTCTTGAAGTTATTGTTTTTATGGTGTTGATATATTTTGGAATATCAAGCGAAGGTTTTGCTGAAAATAATAAGTGAAAATAGTCTTCGTCACACTCTATATTCAGTACTTCAACATCGAATGTTTCACTTATGTTATAGATTTTAG
The Methanosarcina sp. WWM596 DNA segment above includes these coding regions:
- the tnpA gene encoding IS200/IS605 family transposase, with amino-acid sequence MDLKGHFLYSPHYHLIQYVKYRRKALTNPLVVDFLKTKIYNISETFDVEVLNIECDEDYFHLLFSAKPSLDIPKYINTIKTITSREIRKNFPEVKTMLWKDTFWSRSYFIASTGQVIFEGQVTLDILKQYVENQGKYASDEEDKDQSN
- a CDS encoding zinc ribbon domain-containing protein, which encodes MPLWEITMKCDCGNVIDRDRNSAINIMKRFLSQNALWTGYQSFSDNLQQTGLQMDTCITANIQVT